CAgattgaacaaaactcttcccacattgatcacagctatagggcttctctcctgtgtgtattctctggtgcagAGTCAGATGGCAAGATCCACCaaacctcttcccacattgatcacagctatagggtttctctcctgtgtgtgtcctcaggtgttgagtcagagagccagatgttgtgaaactcttcccacattgatcacagctataaggtttctctcctgtgtgtgttctctggtgtagagtcaggtggccagatgtggcaaatctcttcccacattgatcacagctataaggtttctctcctgtgtgtattctcttgtgcactCTCAGATCTCCAGATTGaccaaaactcctcccacattgaccacagctataaggtttctctcctgtgtgtgttctctggtgtagagtcaggtggctagatgtagcaaatctcttcccacattgatcacagctatagggtttctctcctgtgtgtgttctctggtgaactgtCAGACCTTTAGATGTAGTAAAActactcccacattgaccacagctataaggtttctctcctgtgtgtgttctctggtgaactgtCAGACCGCTAGATGAAGTAAAActactcccacattgaccacagctataaggtttctctcctgtgtgtgttctctggtgtcgtGTCAGCTGGTCAGAtcgaacaaaactcttcccacattgatcacagctatagggcttctctcctgtgtgtattctctggtgcagAGTCAGATGGTAAGATCCACCAAACCTCTTCCCACATCGATCACAGCtatagggtttctctcctgtgtgtgttctctggtgtcgtGTCAGCTGGTCAgattgaacaaaactcttcccacattgatcacagctatagggcttctctcctgtgtgtattctctggtgcagAGTCAGATGGCAAGATCCACCaaacctcttcccacattgatcacagctatagggtttctctcctgtgtgtgtcctcaggtgttgagtcagagagccagatgttgtgaaactcttcccacattgatcacagctataaggtttctctcctgtgtgtgttctctggtgtagagtcaggtggccagatgtggcaaatctcttcccacattgatcacagctataaggtttctctcctgtgtgtattctcttgtgcactCTCAGATCTCCAGATTGaccaaaactcctcccacattgaccacagctataaggtttctctcctgtgtgtgttctctggtgtagagtcaggtggctagatgtagcaaatctcttcccacattgatcacagctatagggtttctctcctgtgtgtgttctctggtgaactgtCAGACCGCTAGATGAAGTAAAActactcccacattgaccacagctataaggtttctctcctgtgtgtgttctctggtgtcgtGTCAGCTGGTCAGAtcgaacaaaactcttcccacattgatcacagctatagggcttctctcctgtgtgtattctctggtgcagAGTCAGATGGTAAGATCCACCAAACCTCTTCCCACATCGATCACAGCtatagggtttctctcctgtgtgtgttctctggtgtcgtGTCAGCTGGTCAgattgaacaaaactcttcccacattgatcacagctatagggcttctctcctgtgtgtattctctggtgcagAGTCAGATGGCAAGATCCACCaaacctcttcccacattgatcacagctatagggtttctctcctgtgtgtgtcctcaggtgttgagtcagagagccagatgttgtgaaactcttcccacattgatcacagctataaggtttctctcctgtgtgtgttctctggtgtagagtcaggtggccagatgtggcaaatctcttcccacattgatcacagctataaggtttctctcctgtgtgtattctcttgtgcactCTCAGATCTCCAGATTGaccaaaactcctcccacattgaccacagctataaggtttctctcctgtgtgtgttctctggtgtagagtcaggtggccagatgtagcaaatctcttcccacattgaccacagttataaggtttctctcctgtgtgtgttctctggtgaactgtCAGACcgctagatgtagtaaaactacttccacattgaccacagctatagggtttctctcctgtgtgtgttctctggtgtgtgtCAGCTGGTCAgattgaacaaaactcttcccacattgatcacagctatagggtttctctcctgtgtgtgtcctcaggtgttgagtcagagagccagatgttgtaaacctcttcccacattgaccacagctgtaagatttatctcctgtgtgtattctctgatgAATTGTAATGCCTGAtgaggtgaatctcttcccacagtcagagcagcagtgagttctctTCACTGTGGGTCTCTGCAGGTGTttattgaggtgttctgatctggagagacccttctctccctcttcagcatcatgaggttgttgaggctccccagaggatccacgatagtcccgtatctctcctgtgtgaacaacaaagtcagacagatgattaaaggcccacaacagcagaagtccactgtaaaaggtgatgccaacagcGTAGCTATGATGTTGTACAGCAATTgacgtctgtaatgaatgttaacattatttgacaattgtcttaaaatTAGCAAGAAAAGTCATAATTtttcttgttttcacattagtagtaacatcgatgattgtaggctagaaataggatattcatgttgttgaaactctAAACAGTGTGCCAGACGACTTTTGTTCTCCAAGGCCCCCttctgtgtttgctaaaattgTGGCACGAGGGCAATTTgattgcagaaactcctccctgctaatgaggaaaccgatagttatggatgtactatatctgcctggaacaaaaatggtgagcaaagattttagtttttcacaatgtattctgcatttgggtgttgtcaataaagttacgatttaattttttatttcacctttatttaaccaggtagaccagtgagatatacttccTGTACTACATGCTGGAGCGCGTgatatgggtgggtgttgctatggtgaccagtgagccgaGTTAAGGcggcctagcaaagacttatagatgacctggagccagcgggtttggcgacaaatatgtgatagcaaactggatgcagtctgagtagagtgttggaggctattttgtaaatgatatcgccgaagttaaggataggtaggatagtcagttttacgagggtatgtttggcagcgtgagtgaaggaggctttgtttcgAAATAGGAAGCAAATTGTAGATGCTTAAtaggagtctggaaggagagtttacagtctaaccagatacctaggtattagtagttgtccacatattctaagtcagaaccgtccagagtagtgatgctagtcgggcgggcggttgcgggcagcgatcggttgaagagcatgcatttagttcaACTTgcgtttaaaagcagttggaggccacagaaggagtgttgtatggcattgaagcttgtttggaggtttgttaacacattgtccaaagaagggccagatgtatacagaatggtgtcatctgactagaggtggatcaaggaatcacccgcagcaagagcgacatcgttgatatatacagagtcggcccgagaattgaaccctgtggtaactccataaagactgccagaggtccggacaacaggccaggttgatgaagacggctgcacagtactgtcttttatcgatggcggaaattatattgtttagtaccttgagcgtggatgaggtgcacctgtgaccagctcggaaaccggattgcactgcggagaaggtacggtgggattcgaaatggtcagtgatctgtttgttaacttggctttcgaagactttagaaaaggcaggacaggatggatgtaacagtttgggtcaagagtatcaccccctttgaagagggggatgactgtggaagagaggttgaacagactagtaataggggttgcaacaatggcggcagatcattttagaaagagggtccagattgtcttgcccagctgatttgtacgggaacaggatttgcagctctttcaaaacatcagctatctggatttgggtgaaggagaagctggggaggcttgggcaagtagctgcggggggtgcggagctgttggttggggtagccaggaggaaagcatggccagccgtagagaaatgctta
Above is a genomic segment from Oncorhynchus clarkii lewisi isolate Uvic-CL-2024 unplaced genomic scaffold, UVic_Ocla_1.0 unplaced_contig_380_pilon_pilon, whole genome shotgun sequence containing:
- the LOC139401336 gene encoding zinc finger protein ZFP2-like, producing the protein RGSSGEPQQPHDAEEGEKGLSRSEHLNKHLQRPTVKRTHCCSDCGKRFTSSGITIHQRIHTGDKSYSCGQCGKSFGQSGDLRVHKRIHTGEKPYSCDQCGKRFATSGHLTLHQRTHTGEKPYSCDQCGKSFTTSGSLTQHLRTHTGEKPYSCDQCGKRFGGSCHLTLHQRIHTGEKPYSCDQCGKSFVQSDQLTRHQRTHTGEKPYSCDRCGKRFGGSYHLTLHQRIHTGEKPYSCDQCGKSFVRSDQLTRHQRTHTGEKPYSCGQCGSSFTSSSGLTVHQRTHTGEKPYSCDQCGKRFATSSHLTLHQRTHTGEKPYSCGQCGRSFGQSGHLTLHQRTHTGEKPYSCDQCGRSFVQSSGLTEHHRTHTGEKLHSCDQCDKRYTDKRSLIKHQKIHT